A window of the Tunturibacter empetritectus genome harbors these coding sequences:
- the dapA gene encoding 4-hydroxy-tetrahydrodipicolinate synthase, with amino-acid sequence MELMGCGTALVTPFRRDGSVDEPALRALVLWQIESGIDFLVPCGTTGEASTLTEVEWLRAIEVVVAAASGRVPVFAGCTHNSTHKGVARVQKLSQVHGLTGVLSANPYYNRPGQEGQYQHFRAIAEATELPVLLYNIPSRTGVNLEPATVLRLAELKNVIGVKESSGNIAQITELLTTAPRSFKVFAGDDGLALPVLALGGAGLVSVASNVIPGQMARMVGAALENDWVHARRINRQFFRLMQAHFWEASPAPVKAVLHMLGRGEDVLRLPMVPVSDATRRRLERMVGELGMLVGVPSKGEDMRMF; translated from the coding sequence ATGGAATTGATGGGTTGTGGAACGGCGCTGGTGACTCCCTTTCGCAGGGACGGCAGCGTTGACGAGCCTGCGCTGCGTGCGTTGGTGTTGTGGCAGATCGAGAGCGGCATCGATTTTCTTGTGCCTTGCGGGACTACTGGCGAGGCTTCGACTCTGACGGAAGTCGAGTGGCTGCGGGCGATTGAGGTGGTGGTTGCTGCTGCTTCGGGACGGGTGCCGGTGTTTGCGGGGTGCACGCATAACTCGACGCATAAGGGGGTGGCGCGGGTGCAGAAGCTGTCGCAGGTGCATGGGCTGACGGGCGTTCTGTCGGCGAATCCTTACTACAATCGGCCGGGGCAGGAGGGGCAGTATCAGCACTTTCGCGCGATCGCCGAGGCGACGGAGCTGCCTGTGCTGCTGTACAACATTCCTTCGCGGACGGGGGTGAACCTGGAGCCGGCGACGGTGCTTCGGCTGGCGGAGCTGAAGAATGTTATTGGAGTGAAGGAGTCGAGCGGGAATATCGCTCAGATTACCGAACTGCTGACGACGGCGCCGCGGAGTTTCAAGGTGTTTGCCGGAGACGACGGGCTGGCGTTGCCGGTGCTGGCGCTGGGCGGGGCTGGGTTGGTTTCGGTGGCTTCGAATGTGATTCCGGGGCAGATGGCGCGGATGGTGGGGGCTGCGCTCGAGAACGACTGGGTGCATGCGAGGCGGATCAACCGGCAGTTCTTCCGGCTGATGCAGGCGCACTTCTGGGAGGCTAGTCCTGCTCCGGTGAAGGCGGTGCTGCATATGCTGGGGAGGGGCGAGGACGTGCTGCGGCTGCCGATGGTGCCGGTGTCGGATGCGACGCGGAGGCGGCTGGAGCGGATGGTGGGGGAGTTGGGGATGCTGGTGGGGGTTCCGTCTAAGGGCGAAGATATGAGGATGTTTTGA
- a CDS encoding pyridoxal phosphate-dependent aminotransferase, with protein sequence MNSDMTQSVSRRSFLRIVGAASAAATTFPALAAMTPAAAPAGQAGRRSGTRTMHPLSADTVVISSNENPLGPAQSALTAICSMGVQGGRYHWDEYVKTIDVFNGEFGLKKDYSALFPGSSGPLDLALMSNLGPDKPLVYGDPSYEQGPRAAEVMKAPKYPVPLTATYAHDVKAMLKAHPSPGAYYIVNPNNPTGTITPKEDIVWLVKNKPAGSVVIIDEAYTHFSDNESCIDLVNQDKDVIVMRTFSKIYGMAGLRAGFAVARPDLIERFNNVGGPSQSLASISITSAAAARASLQDKDLVPLRKKINADIRTETVEFLTKNGYKVIPGSQGNMFMVDVKRPGKEFQNAMLKENVAIGRTWSAMPNYVRVTVGTKGEMEKFQTAFVKCMDMPAGSANGAAELHMPEFHVPSELYRG encoded by the coding sequence ATGAATTCCGATATGACGCAAAGCGTTTCCCGCAGATCGTTTCTGCGCATTGTTGGCGCGGCCTCGGCGGCAGCCACCACGTTTCCGGCGTTGGCTGCGATGACACCAGCTGCTGCTCCTGCTGGACAGGCTGGACGACGAAGCGGAACGCGTACGATGCATCCGCTGTCGGCTGACACGGTGGTGATCAGCTCGAATGAGAATCCGCTGGGGCCGGCGCAGTCTGCACTGACGGCGATATGTAGCATGGGCGTGCAGGGCGGCCGGTATCACTGGGATGAGTATGTGAAGACGATCGATGTCTTCAATGGGGAGTTTGGGTTGAAGAAGGACTACTCGGCTTTATTCCCTGGGTCGAGCGGGCCGCTGGATCTGGCGCTGATGTCGAACCTTGGCCCGGATAAGCCGCTGGTGTATGGCGACCCTAGCTATGAACAGGGGCCTCGCGCGGCGGAGGTGATGAAGGCTCCGAAGTATCCTGTGCCGCTGACTGCGACCTATGCGCATGATGTGAAGGCTATGTTGAAGGCGCATCCTTCGCCGGGGGCTTACTACATTGTGAATCCGAATAACCCTACGGGGACGATTACTCCCAAGGAAGACATTGTCTGGCTGGTAAAGAACAAGCCCGCGGGTTCGGTTGTGATCATCGATGAGGCGTACACCCATTTTTCCGACAATGAGTCGTGCATCGATCTGGTGAACCAGGATAAAGATGTGATTGTGATGCGGACGTTCTCGAAGATCTATGGGATGGCTGGGTTGCGTGCTGGATTCGCTGTGGCGCGGCCGGATCTGATTGAGCGGTTCAACAATGTCGGTGGCCCTAGTCAGAGCCTGGCGAGCATCTCGATTACGAGCGCTGCTGCTGCTCGTGCGAGTCTACAGGATAAGGATCTGGTGCCTCTGCGCAAGAAGATCAATGCAGATATTCGGACGGAGACTGTGGAGTTTCTGACTAAGAATGGCTACAAGGTCATTCCGGGATCGCAGGGCAATATGTTCATGGTGGATGTGAAGCGGCCTGGGAAGGAGTTTCAGAACGCCATGCTGAAGGAGAACGTTGCGATTGGCCGGACGTGGTCGGCGATGCCGAACTATGTGCGCGTGACGGTGGGGACGAAGGGAGAGATGGAGAAGTTCCAGACGGCCTTTGTGAAGTGCATGGATATGCCGGCGGGGTCGGCGAATGGGGCCGCGGAGCTGCATATGCCGGAGTTCCATGTGCCGTCGGAGCTCTATCGAGGCTAG
- a CDS encoding dihydrolipoyl dehydrogenase family protein — MSTPEQYDAIIIGSGEAGKYLAWHLGAQGKKVANIEDKRLGGACPNVACLPSKNVIHSAKVASFFQRGAEFGIVHGDWHVNMEAVSARRQRMIDGLRDTHLANYAKSKAEVVMGFGRFVAPQTVEVALNAGGTRTLRSDYIFLDTGSRATIDPVPGLAESAPMTHIELLELPTLPEHLLILGGGFIGLELAQAMRRFGSNVTIIERNPTLVHREDSDVTEALHQLFTDEGIDIVTNASVTHVEGTSGKSVIVHLSDGASLEGTHLLVATGRTPNTQNMGLDLAGIKTTPSGHFQVNDRLETTAPGVWAMGDCAGSPHFTHISFDDFRIIRDNLAEPNAAGASRTTTNRQIPSVTFTDPELAHVGLTENDAKKQGIAYRLGKIPMAAALRTRTLDETRGFMKVLIGSGDRILGFTAIGPGVGELLPVIQLAMSANLPYTAVHNLILTHPTLSEGFINLFNTIPKQQA, encoded by the coding sequence ATGTCCACCCCCGAACAGTACGACGCAATCATCATCGGCAGCGGAGAAGCTGGCAAATATCTAGCCTGGCACCTCGGCGCGCAAGGCAAGAAGGTCGCCAACATCGAAGACAAGCGGTTAGGCGGAGCCTGCCCCAACGTCGCCTGCCTCCCCAGCAAAAACGTCATCCACTCCGCCAAGGTCGCCTCCTTCTTCCAACGCGGAGCCGAGTTCGGCATCGTCCACGGCGACTGGCACGTCAACATGGAAGCCGTCAGCGCCCGCCGCCAGCGCATGATCGACGGCCTCCGCGACACGCACCTCGCCAACTACGCCAAATCCAAAGCCGAGGTCGTAATGGGCTTCGGCCGCTTCGTCGCCCCCCAGACCGTCGAAGTCGCCCTCAACGCCGGTGGCACCCGCACCCTCCGCTCCGACTACATCTTCCTCGACACCGGCTCCCGCGCCACCATCGACCCCGTCCCCGGCTTGGCCGAATCCGCCCCAATGACCCACATCGAACTCCTCGAGCTCCCCACCCTCCCCGAGCATCTCCTCATCCTCGGCGGCGGCTTCATCGGTCTCGAGCTAGCCCAGGCCATGCGCCGCTTCGGCTCCAACGTCACCATCATCGAGCGCAACCCCACCCTCGTCCACCGCGAAGATTCCGACGTCACCGAAGCCCTTCATCAACTCTTCACAGATGAAGGCATCGACATCGTTACGAACGCCAGCGTCACCCACGTCGAAGGCACGTCCGGAAAATCCGTCATCGTGCACCTGAGCGACGGAGCCAGCCTCGAAGGCACTCATCTCCTCGTCGCCACTGGCCGTACCCCCAATACGCAAAATATGGGCCTCGATCTCGCCGGCATCAAGACCACCCCCTCCGGACACTTCCAGGTCAACGATCGCCTCGAAACCACCGCCCCCGGGGTCTGGGCCATGGGCGACTGCGCCGGCTCCCCCCACTTCACCCACATCTCCTTCGACGACTTCCGCATCATCCGCGACAACCTAGCCGAACCCAACGCGGCCGGAGCCAGCCGCACCACGACGAACCGACAGATCCCCTCCGTTACCTTCACCGATCCCGAGCTAGCCCACGTAGGCCTCACCGAAAACGACGCGAAGAAGCAGGGAATCGCCTACCGTCTCGGCAAAATCCCCATGGCCGCCGCGCTCCGCACCCGCACCCTCGATGAAACCCGCGGCTTCATGAAAGTCCTGATCGGCTCCGGCGATCGCATCCTCGGCTTCACCGCCATCGGCCCTGGCGTTGGCGAACTCCTCCCCGTCATCCAGCTAGCCATGTCCGCCAACCTGCCCTACACCGCTGTCCACAACCTCATCCTCACCCACCCCACCCTCTCCGAGGGCTTCATCAACCTCTTCAACACCATCCCAAAGCAGCAAGCATAA
- the lysC gene encoding lysine-sensitive aspartokinase 3: MKFGGTSVEDAPAMKRTASIVRGRREKGLEAVVVVSAMAKVTDLLLSAAAAAGRGDKAGSLAIGARLRHRHIDTSTALLEGERCVRVQQVLHQEFDALDDLLRGIAAVGELTPRTNDLVVSFGERLSSKMMAEALEQHGLQGAHVDARSCIITDASYGKAVPQDAAIEAKLAEIVLPLIEAGKTPVMGGFIGSSTEGVTTTLGRGGSDFTAALVGGGMHAGAIEIWTDVNGIMTTDPRICPDALRVKTISFEEAAELAYFGAKVLHPATILPAVQKSIPVWVLNSRNAENEGTKITAMAAKCASPFKSIAAKKRLTIIDVVASRMLMSHGYLKAVFDVFDKWKCAIDMVSTSEVSISLTVDSNQQLPEICAELAKIADVKMEGHKALVCLVGEDIRGHNGIAGQVFSAISHVNVRMISQGASEINMSFMIDEEDVEEAVRSLHNHFFANPDETVFDVANRVQLESKAG; encoded by the coding sequence ATGAAGTTTGGCGGCACGTCGGTGGAGGATGCGCCGGCGATGAAGCGGACTGCGTCGATCGTTCGGGGACGACGGGAGAAGGGTCTGGAGGCTGTCGTTGTGGTGTCGGCGATGGCGAAGGTGACGGATCTGTTGTTGTCGGCTGCGGCTGCGGCTGGGCGCGGGGATAAGGCTGGGTCGCTGGCGATTGGTGCTCGGCTGAGACATCGGCATATCGATACGTCGACCGCGTTGCTTGAGGGGGAGCGGTGCGTTCGAGTTCAGCAGGTGTTGCATCAGGAGTTCGATGCGCTGGATGATCTGCTGCGCGGGATTGCGGCTGTGGGCGAGTTGACTCCGCGTACAAATGATCTGGTGGTGAGCTTTGGCGAGAGGCTGTCGAGCAAGATGATGGCTGAGGCGCTGGAGCAGCATGGCTTGCAGGGTGCGCATGTGGATGCTCGAAGCTGCATCATTACGGATGCGAGCTACGGCAAGGCGGTGCCGCAGGATGCTGCGATTGAAGCGAAGCTGGCGGAGATTGTGCTGCCACTGATTGAAGCTGGGAAGACGCCGGTGATGGGCGGGTTTATTGGATCGTCGACGGAGGGTGTGACGACTACGCTGGGGCGCGGTGGCAGCGACTTTACCGCTGCGCTGGTGGGCGGCGGGATGCATGCGGGCGCGATTGAGATCTGGACGGACGTGAATGGGATTATGACGACCGATCCGCGGATATGCCCGGATGCACTGCGGGTGAAGACGATCAGCTTTGAAGAGGCTGCGGAGTTGGCTTACTTCGGCGCGAAGGTGCTGCATCCGGCAACGATATTGCCTGCAGTGCAAAAGAGCATTCCAGTGTGGGTGCTGAACTCGCGCAATGCGGAGAATGAAGGCACGAAGATTACGGCGATGGCGGCGAAGTGCGCTAGTCCATTCAAGAGCATCGCGGCGAAGAAGCGGTTGACGATTATTGACGTGGTTGCAAGCCGGATGCTGATGTCGCATGGGTATCTGAAGGCGGTGTTCGATGTCTTTGACAAGTGGAAGTGCGCCATTGATATGGTTTCGACGAGTGAGGTGAGTATCTCGCTGACGGTGGACAGCAATCAGCAGTTGCCGGAGATCTGTGCGGAACTGGCGAAGATTGCGGATGTGAAGATGGAGGGGCATAAGGCTCTGGTATGCCTGGTGGGCGAGGATATCCGTGGACACAACGGCATTGCGGGACAGGTGTTTTCGGCGATCAGCCATGTGAATGTGCGGATGATCTCGCAGGGGGCGAGCGAGATCAATATGAGCTTCATGATTGATGAAGAGGATGTAGAGGAGGCGGTGCGCAGTCTGCACAACCACTTCTTTGCGAACCCGGATGAGACGGTGTTCGATGTTGCGAACCGGGTTCAGCTCGAGAGCAAGGCTGGATAG
- the asd gene encoding aspartate-semialdehyde dehydrogenase, with amino-acid sequence MERRRVGILGATGMVGQRFIQLLSNHPWFEIAWLAASDRSAGKTYAEACRWKLDTPLPKRIAAMTLQPNVPEGSAIELPKIIFAALDADIARELEPKFAAAGCAVISNSSAFRMTANVPLVVPEVNADHLALLETQSSRKEHGGRGGYIVTNPNCSAIGLVLALKPLEEKFGIESLFVSTMQAVSGAGYPGVASLDILGNVVPFIKNEEEKLQEEVGKLLGRLSGAKVEILDAKVSAHCNRVAVEDGHTECVSIKLKKKATREEILAAWREFLPLEGQHLPTAPEQPVEYDEGVDRPQPRLDRMRGHGMAATVGRLRECPLLDWKFVVLSHNTIRGAAGAAVLNAEVLALLGKLDKLGVPLEKFSARAVAVTA; translated from the coding sequence ATGGAACGACGCAGGGTTGGCATTCTTGGCGCGACCGGGATGGTCGGGCAGCGATTCATTCAACTTTTGAGCAATCATCCGTGGTTTGAGATTGCGTGGCTGGCAGCGAGCGATCGCAGCGCCGGGAAGACGTACGCCGAGGCTTGCAGGTGGAAGCTGGATACTCCGCTGCCGAAGCGGATTGCGGCGATGACGTTGCAGCCGAATGTTCCTGAGGGGTCGGCGATTGAGTTGCCGAAGATTATTTTTGCGGCACTGGATGCGGATATCGCTCGAGAGCTGGAGCCGAAGTTTGCGGCGGCGGGATGCGCGGTGATCTCGAATTCGAGTGCGTTCCGTATGACGGCGAACGTGCCGCTGGTGGTGCCGGAGGTGAATGCCGATCATCTTGCGCTGCTGGAGACGCAGAGCTCGAGGAAAGAGCATGGCGGGCGCGGCGGATATATCGTCACGAATCCGAACTGCAGCGCCATTGGGCTGGTGCTGGCGCTGAAGCCGTTGGAAGAGAAGTTTGGGATTGAGAGCCTGTTCGTGTCGACGATGCAGGCGGTGAGCGGCGCGGGGTATCCGGGGGTGGCATCGCTCGACATTCTGGGGAACGTGGTGCCGTTCATCAAGAATGAAGAGGAGAAGCTGCAGGAGGAGGTCGGCAAGCTGCTCGGACGCCTTAGCGGCGCGAAGGTCGAGATTTTAGATGCGAAGGTGAGTGCGCATTGCAACCGGGTCGCGGTGGAGGATGGGCATACGGAGTGCGTGAGTATCAAGCTGAAGAAGAAAGCTACGCGCGAGGAGATTCTGGCGGCTTGGAGAGAGTTTCTCCCGTTGGAGGGACAGCATCTGCCGACGGCTCCCGAGCAGCCTGTCGAGTATGACGAGGGAGTGGATCGGCCGCAGCCCCGGCTGGACAGGATGCGCGGGCATGGGATGGCGGCGACGGTGGGGCGGCTGCGCGAGTGCCCGCTGCTGGACTGGAAGTTTGTAGTGCTATCGCACAATACGATTCGCGGCGCGGCTGGAGCGGCGGTGTTGAATGCGGAGGTGCTGGCGCTGCTGGGCAAGCTCGATAAGCTGGGTGTGCCGCTGGAGAAGTTTTCGGCCAGGGCTGTGGCGGTGACGGCTTGA
- a CDS encoding carboxypeptidase regulatory-like domain-containing protein — MRRICGWLMAAIASAALSGLSGCKPSDAVKHSDDASTATVPAAPPASTVQLDKATLGMVTGTIRFVGKAPEPVKIDMSMDPVCSMMAGDNFAEQYAVKDGKLGNVYVYLKSGPPAAMLSGGPTPAPVVLDQVGCRYVPHVIALVRGGAVEFRNSDSTMHNIHTMPTVAGSQAIDISQGPKGAAQVKQFNQPEVMIPVRCNNHPWMNAFINVSATPFFAVTDADGHFGISGLPAGTYTLAAVHEKLGEQTMTVTVEPKGTSKVDFSFSVK, encoded by the coding sequence ATGAGGCGGATTTGTGGTTGGTTGATGGCGGCGATTGCCAGTGCGGCGTTGAGCGGGCTGAGCGGATGTAAGCCGAGCGATGCAGTGAAGCATAGCGATGATGCGAGTACGGCGACGGTGCCGGCGGCTCCGCCGGCTTCGACGGTGCAGCTGGATAAGGCGACGCTGGGGATGGTGACGGGGACGATCCGTTTTGTGGGGAAGGCGCCGGAGCCGGTGAAGATCGATATGTCGATGGATCCGGTCTGCTCGATGATGGCGGGAGACAACTTTGCCGAGCAGTATGCGGTGAAAGATGGGAAGCTTGGGAATGTGTATGTGTATCTCAAGAGCGGGCCACCGGCGGCGATGTTGTCGGGTGGGCCGACGCCTGCTCCGGTGGTTCTGGACCAGGTGGGATGCAGGTATGTGCCGCATGTGATTGCGTTGGTGCGGGGAGGAGCGGTGGAGTTCAGGAACTCGGACTCGACGATGCACAACATCCATACGATGCCGACGGTGGCGGGGAGTCAGGCAATCGATATCTCGCAGGGACCGAAGGGCGCGGCGCAGGTGAAGCAGTTCAATCAGCCGGAGGTGATGATTCCGGTGCGGTGTAACAACCATCCGTGGATGAATGCGTTTATTAACGTGTCGGCTACGCCGTTCTTTGCGGTGACGGATGCGGATGGGCATTTTGGGATTAGCGGATTGCCGGCGGGGACGTATACTTTGGCGGCAGTGCACGAGAAGCTTGGCGAGCAGACGATGACGGTGACGGTTGAGCCGAAGGGAACGTCGAAGGTGGACTTCAGCTTCAGCGTGAAGTAG
- a CDS encoding 2,3,4,5-tetrahydropyridine-2,6-dicarboxylate N-succinyltransferase — MNTLETAIEHWFAQGAAAIGDAEAEACFLELRGKLEVGELRAAEPDASVALGWRVNGWVKRGILLGFRIGTMMEMGGETLRFIDKHTYPVRRFVVADGVRVVPGGVSARSGAYVAKGVALIPPSYVNVGAYVEEGTMVDSHALVGSCAQVGKRVHLSAAAQIGGVLEPVNASPVIIEDDCLIGGNTGVYEGTVVRRRAVLAAGTVLTRGTPVYDLVKGEIYKATAEMPLVIPEGAVVVPGSRAVSKGKGAEWGLSLAAPVIVKYRDEKTELSLVLEEILR, encoded by the coding sequence TTGAATACGTTAGAAACAGCGATTGAGCATTGGTTTGCGCAGGGTGCTGCGGCGATTGGTGATGCTGAGGCGGAGGCTTGTTTTCTTGAGCTGCGCGGAAAGCTGGAGGTGGGCGAGTTGCGGGCTGCGGAGCCGGATGCTTCGGTGGCGCTGGGCTGGCGCGTGAATGGGTGGGTGAAACGCGGGATTCTGCTGGGGTTTCGCATTGGGACGATGATGGAGATGGGCGGGGAGACCCTGCGGTTTATTGATAAACATACCTATCCGGTGCGGCGATTTGTGGTTGCCGATGGGGTGCGCGTGGTGCCGGGTGGGGTGAGTGCGCGGAGTGGGGCGTATGTGGCTAAGGGAGTTGCGTTGATTCCGCCTTCTTATGTGAATGTTGGGGCCTATGTGGAGGAGGGGACGATGGTGGACTCGCATGCGCTGGTGGGGAGTTGCGCGCAGGTGGGGAAGCGGGTGCATCTGAGTGCGGCAGCGCAGATTGGCGGGGTGCTGGAGCCGGTGAATGCCTCGCCTGTGATTATTGAAGATGATTGTTTAATTGGCGGAAACACTGGAGTTTATGAGGGGACCGTGGTGCGAAGGCGCGCGGTGTTGGCGGCTGGAACCGTGTTGACGCGAGGGACGCCGGTGTATGACCTGGTGAAAGGCGAGATCTACAAAGCTACGGCGGAGATGCCACTGGTGATTCCTGAGGGTGCGGTGGTGGTGCCGGGGTCTCGGGCGGTTTCCAAAGGCAAGGGCGCGGAGTGGGGGCTAAGTTTGGCGGCTCCGGTGATCGTTAAATATCGGGACGAGAAAACTGAGCTTTCTTTGGTGTTAGAGGAGATTTTGCGCTGA
- a CDS encoding 4-hydroxy-tetrahydrodipicolinate reductase, with translation MRVLVLGMGKTGKLVASVAAEHGHSVHVLDAKENAGASALTPPFVSGFDVVIDFTTPEAAVQNMRACLATGAKMVIGTTGWYDKLPDMRALAERRQAGLLYGTNFSVGVQVMLKLAAAMGSELKKAGYAFSIAETHHASKLDSPSGTAISLAKVVEAAAGATAVPVESKRDGDVMGVHSLTAASNADQLVLTHEAFSRRGFAEGAVRAAEWLSSRTGCYDFQSVYTEV, from the coding sequence ATGCGGGTTCTGGTTTTGGGGATGGGGAAGACGGGCAAGCTGGTGGCATCGGTTGCAGCGGAGCATGGGCATAGCGTTCATGTGCTGGATGCGAAGGAGAATGCGGGGGCTTCGGCGCTGACGCCGCCGTTTGTCTCGGGGTTCGATGTGGTGATTGATTTCACTACGCCAGAGGCGGCGGTTCAGAATATGCGGGCGTGCCTGGCGACGGGCGCGAAGATGGTGATTGGTACGACGGGGTGGTATGACAAGCTGCCCGATATGCGGGCACTGGCTGAGCGGAGGCAGGCAGGGTTGTTGTATGGGACGAACTTTTCGGTGGGTGTGCAGGTGATGCTGAAGCTGGCTGCGGCGATGGGGAGCGAGTTGAAGAAGGCCGGGTATGCGTTTTCGATTGCGGAGACGCATCATGCGAGTAAGCTGGATTCGCCCTCCGGCACCGCGATAAGTCTGGCTAAAGTTGTGGAGGCGGCAGCTGGTGCGACTGCGGTGCCGGTTGAGTCGAAGCGTGACGGGGATGTGATGGGAGTGCATTCGCTGACCGCTGCGAGCAACGCGGACCAGCTGGTGCTGACGCATGAGGCGTTTTCGCGGAGAGGGTTTGCCGAAGGCGCGGTGAGGGCGGCGGAGTGGTTGTCGTCGCGGACGGGATGCTACGACTTTCAGAGTGTTTACACCGAGGTTTAG
- a CDS encoding aminopeptidase, with translation MSVAEAVAKTKFADLTFEEKLDRLAEVAVKVGLGLRAGQELIMSAPMEALPLVRRITEHAYKAGALLVTTFYADDPSVLARFEYGADASFDYAPKWLQDGIAEGFRSGAARLAIAGTNPALLAKQDPAKVARANVAASKAGKPAMELITRHEINWTIVACATPEWAKLVFPGEPVEIAVAKLWEAIFVASRVAVDDPVVEWQEHGARLKKRVDMLNAKRFSALHFKSQDGATDLKVGLADDHLWAGGGTTAGNGVYCQPNIPTEECFTTPHKDRVDGTVRASKPLSHQGTLIENIAVRFEGGKIVEATATAGEDVLNRLISTDDGARRLGEVALVPHSSPIAQSGVLFWSTLFDENAASHIALGQAYSTCLIGGEKMDAEQLAALGANTSLIHVDWMIGSGEMDVDGVAADGTAEPLMRRGEWV, from the coding sequence ATGAGCGTTGCGGAAGCAGTAGCGAAGACAAAGTTTGCGGATCTTACGTTTGAGGAGAAGCTGGACCGACTGGCTGAGGTTGCGGTGAAGGTTGGGCTGGGGTTGCGTGCTGGACAGGAGCTGATCATGTCCGCTCCGATGGAGGCGTTGCCGCTGGTGCGGCGGATCACGGAGCACGCGTACAAGGCGGGGGCGTTGCTGGTGACGACATTCTACGCGGACGATCCGAGCGTGCTGGCGCGGTTTGAGTATGGAGCGGATGCAAGCTTCGACTATGCGCCGAAGTGGCTTCAGGATGGGATTGCAGAGGGTTTCCGGAGTGGCGCGGCGAGACTGGCGATTGCGGGGACGAATCCTGCGCTGCTGGCGAAGCAGGATCCGGCGAAGGTGGCGCGGGCCAATGTTGCGGCGTCGAAGGCGGGGAAACCGGCGATGGAGTTGATTACGCGGCATGAGATCAACTGGACGATTGTGGCGTGCGCGACGCCGGAGTGGGCGAAGCTGGTGTTCCCGGGAGAGCCGGTGGAGATCGCGGTAGCGAAGCTCTGGGAGGCGATCTTTGTGGCGTCGCGGGTTGCGGTGGACGATCCGGTGGTCGAGTGGCAGGAGCATGGAGCGCGGCTGAAGAAGCGAGTGGACATGTTGAATGCGAAGCGGTTTTCGGCGCTGCACTTCAAATCGCAGGATGGGGCTACAGATTTGAAGGTGGGATTGGCGGATGATCATCTGTGGGCCGGTGGTGGGACGACTGCGGGGAATGGAGTGTATTGCCAGCCGAATATTCCGACCGAGGAGTGCTTTACGACTCCGCATAAGGACCGCGTGGATGGGACGGTGAGGGCGTCGAAGCCGCTGTCGCACCAGGGGACGCTGATTGAGAATATTGCGGTGCGGTTTGAAGGCGGGAAGATCGTTGAGGCTACGGCGACGGCTGGAGAGGATGTGCTGAATCGGTTGATCAGCACGGATGATGGGGCGCGGCGGTTGGGGGAGGTGGCGCTGGTGCCGCACTCGTCGCCGATTGCGCAGAGTGGGGTGCTGTTCTGGAGTACGCTGTTCGATGAGAATGCGGCGAGCCATATTGCGCTGGGGCAGGCTTATTCGACGTGTCTAATTGGCGGCGAGAAGATGGATGCGGAGCAACTTGCGGCTTTGGGTGCGAATACGAGTTTGATCCATGTAGACTGGATGATTGGGTCGGGCGAGATGGATGTGGATGGCGTGGCTGCGGATGGGACTGCTGAGCCGTTGATGCGTAGGGGTGAGTGGGTCTAG